The following nucleotide sequence is from Paeniglutamicibacter kerguelensis.
AACAGGCTCGACAGGCTCCGCCAGCGCGAGGCCCTCCGGCGATTCGGCGACGAGGGTCAAGCCCCGAACACCGCAATCTAATGCCCTTCGATGGTGGTCAGTTTGTGTTCCATTTCGTCCAGAAAGAACTCCGTTTCGTCGTGGAGCCCCCGTGGCCAAGCCAGGCCAGAGCCTCAATCCCGCGGACTTCACCGGCACCTCGGCAAATGCCTCCATTGCGCGTACCGCCCTGACACCTTCCGCCTGCTCGACCGACTCCTCACCCGCTGGAACGGTTCATGAAAATCGACGAGTTCAGCACCGTAATCGGCGACGTCATCGAGGCGCTACGCTCCGCCCTCGTCATCGAAATCAGCTAAAACCGCCAAATTGAGCTGTGAATAACCGTCCTTCCGAAATATCCCGACGGCCCGGCCATATCCGGGCATATATCCTTGAATTCGTCAGGGTGTCCGTTTAATGAGGTTGCTTCGCAATTCAGCGTCTCAGGGAAGGATCAGGCCGTCAGTTCTTCGTTCGCGTCGCTGATCACCTGCCGCAAGCCACCGCGGGCGTAGCTGTCGCGCTGCCGTTGGGCGCCGTTGCCGCCCCGAGCCAGCCGTTCCAGACCCGATAGAACGAAGTCGCTGTCGCCATTTGCGGCCAGGGCATCCCGGATATGGTCTAGCAGTGCAGCGAGTTGCTTTTCGGTACTGGTTGCCTGCCCTGTCTCTGGGGCGACTTGGTTGCCCTTCATCCCGTGCTTGGCCGCTTGCCAGAATGCGAGGTCTAACACCTCCGGGAGCAGGTGATCGGTTGCGGAGGTGTCGTGCAAACATGTGTCGACCAGCGCGCGCACCATGAGCGCCAACAGCACCGAATCCTCGGAGCGCAATTGCGCGTCGGCAATCCTGATCTCCACGGTGGGGTATCGGCTGGACAGGCGTGCCGCCCACCCGATGTGGCCCTGGTCCAAAACGACATCGGAAGCCAGCAGGGTGGCAAGGCGCCTCTGGTAGTCACGGGCATCAGCAAAATGAGGTTGGATCCCCTGTACGGACCACCTTCGATAGTGGATGCTGCGCCAGGAAGCGAAACCGGTATCGGCTCCGCGCCAGAAGGGCGAGTTCGACCCGAGCGCCATGAGCAGCGGCAACCACGGCCGAAGCCCGTTCAGTGCCACGACACCGGCGTCCGGATCGGGTACGGAGACGTGAACATGCAGCCCCGAAACATACTGGTCTCCACTGATCCCTGGAAGAAACTCGTGCATCCGGCGGTAACGTTCCTGGTCGGCAATTTTTGCGGCCCCCGCGGGTACCATCGGAATGGTACCCATGCTCACGGGCAGGAGGTTCAGGCCTTGCACGGTGCGGGCCAGCTCCTTGCGGTACTCCCGCAGCGATGCCAGTGCGGCAAGCCCATCAACGCATATCGGTGTTGCAGTTTCAACTTGGCAGGCCAAGAGCTCGGATTGGGTGGTGTTTCCCCCGGCGTGTATGGACATCAGGGCGGCGGATGCAGCCGCGTCCGGGACAGCTGGCAGCCCCGTTTGCGGGTGAAGCAGGAAGAATTCTTCTTCAATACCGAAGGTGCTCATGGGAAGCCTTCCATGGGTGAAGTTCAGGCAAAGCAACGGTGGGGAATACTGTTGTATGCGTCGAGACGGGGGTTCCCCTTCGGGTCCTCCCGGCACGACAGCAATTTCCAGGTCGGCACCCGTAGGTCAGCCCAACCCTCATCGCGGTGCAGGCCACCGGGTCAGCGGCCGGAACCTAGGCACACCGGTGTCGCACAGAGGAACTACTCGTCGGCCTCAGTATTGGTCGCCGGACCGGATTCGGTGGCGCCACCCTCGTCGGTCCAATCGTGTCCGGGCTCGGTGGACAGCGACGGATCCGAGACGTGGTCTTCGCGTTTGGCATGCTGTTTTGCTGTTTCTTCTGCCGGGTCCGTTGTGGGATTCTGGGATTCCGTCATGGCTGCCATCTCCTTTGAGCGTTGATTGGGCAAATTCGGTGGTGGCGTTCCGGCCACCTCGGTGGTGTCTTGTTTTTCTGGCTCGTCAAACCGAACCAGCTTGTGGGTGCCATCGCAAAATGGCTTGATTTTTGACCCGCCACAGCGGCACAGTGCAACGGTTCCGCGGTGCGGGTC
It contains:
- a CDS encoding carboxylate-amine ligase — encoded protein: MSTFGIEEEFFLLHPQTGLPAVPDAAASAALMSIHAGGNTTQSELLACQVETATPICVDGLAALASLREYRKELARTVQGLNLLPVSMGTIPMVPAGAAKIADQERYRRMHEFLPGISGDQYVSGLHVHVSVPDPDAGVVALNGLRPWLPLLMALGSNSPFWRGADTGFASWRSIHYRRWSVQGIQPHFADARDYQRRLATLLASDVVLDQGHIGWAARLSSRYPTVEIRIADAQLRSEDSVLLALMVRALVDTCLHDTSATDHLLPEVLDLAFWQAAKHGMKGNQVAPETGQATSTEKQLAALLDHIRDALAANGDSDFVLSGLERLARGGNGAQRQRDSYARGGLRQVISDANEELTA
- a CDS encoding CDGSH iron-sulfur domain-containing protein — its product is MSASARARITICPQGPLVIRGTFDIVDGDGQPVDPHRGTVALCRCGGSKIKPFCDGTHKLVRFDEPEKQDTTEVAGTPPPNLPNQRSKEMAAMTESQNPTTDPAEETAKQHAKREDHVSDPSLSTEPGHDWTDEGGATESGPATNTEADE